The nucleotide sequence ATTCATTTATCTAAATTCATTAACGTGACATcattacaatattttcaactCAAGTACGGACAGTTGGTTCTTCAGTTCCAATGAATTCCTTGAAGTTCAAAAACTTAACAACAGATTGGATGACAGGCTTCAAATAAACTTGAGCATTTTGACCGTATACACTCTTGTCATCAGTGTATTTCTCCACGTACAATCTAATTGTGGCACCTGAAGACCCAGTACCAGATAATCTCACGACAACTCTAGCACCGTTGGACAACTTGAAAAACAAACCTTGATGAGCAGAGACAGAACCATCAAGATCAGTGTATGAGAAATCACCTGCTTCCACAACGGTCAAAGATTCATCAGTTGGGAACTTATGGTTTACAAAAGTCTTACTTTCAACATGTTTTCTCAAATTGTCAATAACCTTAGCGGCATCTTCAGTGGCGACTTTTTCGTAATCATAACGAGTAAAGAATGTACGACCATATTTATTCCAGAATTCATCTTGAATAATCTTAATAGAGACATCTCTGTCTGGGTGATGTTTGTTGTAAATGGCAAGAAGGTTTAACCAGGCAAGAATGGCCCAAATACCATCCTTTTCTCTGACATGGTTGGAACCAGTACCGAACGATTCTTCACCACAGATAGACAATTTCTTAGCGTCGAATAAGGCACAGAAGAACTTCCAACCTGTTGGCACTTCATAACAATTCAAACCGTGAGCCTTAGCGACACGATCAATGGCACTTGAAGTTGGGAATGAACGAGCTAACCCGTAAATACCTTGCTTAGCAAAATATGGGATTTCAGCAGCGTATTCAGCAATGATAGCGACTGAATCACCAGGCGACACGAATGCTGGACCAGCACCATAAATCATATTTCTGTCACCATCACCATCTGAGGCGGCaccaaattcaatattttcacGATCCACTCTATCTACTAAAGCCTTAGCGTATGTCAAATTTGGATCTGGATGAACACCACCGAAATCTGGAGATGGATGCCATTGTTGTAAGACTTCATCAGCTGGCAAACCTAATTCATCGACGAAAATGGCCTTACCGTATGGACCTGTGACACCATTCATACCATCAAACAACAATTTCCAGTGTTTAGTATCACGTTGCTTATGAACGAATTTCTTAATTAGATCAAAATCGAAGATTTGCTTCACGAATTCGACGTAAGCCTTAGTGGTATCAATGACATCCACGAGTAAAGGACCGTATTTTTTGTTCTTACCCAAAGTTTCTAATTCCAATTCTGGGAAGTCCTTAATAATCTTAAAGGAAGTCATCTTCTTGGAGATTTCCCAAATTTTGTTAGTGACAGGTTCTGGAGCTGGACCACCATTGGATAAATTAAACTTGATACCCATATCGTTTTTAATACCACCTGGATTATGAGAGGCGGTCAATATAATACCACCTTGAGTCTTTTCCTCGTATGTTCTCATAATATGAGAAGCAGCAGGGGTGGATAATAACCCTCTTTGACCAATAACCAACTTCTTGACACCATTAGCAGCACCAATGGCGGCAATCTTATGCAGAATGACATCGTTATAGTAACGACCATCACCGCCAACCACCAAAGTGGCACCCTTAGAGCCTTCTGGGATAGCATCCATGATAGCttggatgaaattttcagtGTAATTAGGGGTGTCCTTGAAGATCTTGGTCTTCTTACGCAAACCTGAGGTACCAGGCTTTTGATCCTGGTATGGTTTCGTTGGGACTGTTTGGATTTGGAAGGACATGTATGAGTTCTTTTGTTCTATTACTGAGTTTTATGCTAAGTAAGTAGCTTACGTTGCTGTTTCAAGAAGCAAGTAGAGGAAGGAAGAGGTTGACTCTTGGAAGAATGTTCCTCCTGAATGTCTAACAAGCCTGCGTATTTATAGATCGACGTACTGCACTCACTCCTCGAGGACAATCCACCCCCTAGTCCGTGAACTATGCTGGGAGgcatttattatttgtcaCACAACGTTGCATGTTTCGCATCCACGTCAAACTAAACCTGTGGGGCCCCCTTTTCTCTCGGATCCGTCAACTTTGTCGGACACAACGAACCGAGACTCGGACGACATCCGTTCAATGATTACGTTAGCTATGTAGACTACGTAAGGTAAATTAAGTCAGGCTAGGTTAGGTTAGCTGACGTTAAGTGGACTCCCTCTTCCCCTTCTCAAGGAGGGCAGCCAGGGACGGTATCTCCACGGGACCCTCTTCGATGTGTTCGGACTTGCCATGCTCTGCGCTCTTCTCTACCTTCTTGATTTGTAACAGGTCCAGTAGTTTACTGAGGTCCACCTTCTTATTTACATGGGGTGCAATCTGCTCTCGTAGTTTGTCTGGAATATCCGGAATATCAAAAGCATCAGAGCCCATAATCACTTTCTGATGTATCCACTCCAACAACACTTGCTGTTGTCTGTGAACACCAATGGCGGGGATTCTTAGCGGATCTTGCTCATTCTCCAGTTCTTTGACCTCCTTAGTGGGTAATCTCAATGTGGTATCCTGCGTTACTTGACTTATTGGCTTATAATATTCGGGATCTGGAACATTCAGTAGATTGTCTGTATCCATAGAATCCACAAACTCCTCCATCAATACATCTAATTCGTCAATTTCGTTCTTGTCCTCAGGCAATGTCCTACCTGATGTACTCCTTCTATTAGTCAGTCTGGGGAAATCAGAAACCCTCTCATCTTCAGCAAACGGCAAGCGGTTTAATACCAACGTCCTCACGAAGTTTTCTTCACCTTCACCAGAGAATGACTGATCATGATGTGCTACAAATAGCGGTACAAGAACACACATTTGCACTTCACTGTTCGCCTTTGGCACATACCTGGCAACAGCAACTTTCCTATTGTTCAATAAGACATCTACTAGGACGCCAAACGTGACAGAATCAGCCAACCCACCTAATCTCGTATCAGCTATGATAAATGTAGATTCAGAGTTCAAATAGTACCTCGGCAACAACTCCATATCCATGAACCCTCTTATATCTAACCCGGGGAAAGTCTCGTAGACTAGTTGGCTTTGTAATGTAGATGGTAGGACTACATAATCCGCACCATATCTATACGCCTTGGTGATGGAGTCTCTTGACACGGTAACAGGACGAGCATCATTTTTATCGTCAGCATCCTGGGAACTTTCTTTAGGGTTTATTACTTCGTATTCAATTACTGACTTTACGGGAATGTATTTCGTGGAATGGTTTTCACCAGTTACAGTCTTAATCGTGTTACGCCTATTCAAACTTTGAAGACTTTTCGTTGCAGGATAACCTTCCACTTTCATTGAGAGGCAATTCATATCATCAGCATTTGACTCAGCATTACTGTCAATATTGGCCCCAAGTCTTAGCTCCCCGTTGAATACTCGCACAGGTTTCACAACAGCAGGTTTCGGTGAAGTTATCTCTAATAGTAAATCATCCATGGGCAAGATCATAGAACCTGGCAATTTCTTGATCAATTTCAGCCAAGCCTTATCAACATTCTTCTTTCCCTCTTCTTCCCCATCCTCAGAATCCTCTTGGCAATCAACAAGTATAATCCTAGAATCAATCTCACCTACCAAAACATCAatctcttcatcattaaaatttaatCCATTCAAATCATCAGTGAAAACCATAATCTGTCTTAGCATTTTCTTTGCTCCAAATTGTTCCCTAATATCCAAAGATGCCACCAACAAACATTGAACCATAGATGACTCCATATCATCTGCTTCGTTCTTAACCTCACATTGTTTCTGTAGGCGCCTCATCGTCGCAGCAACATCATCAGAAGTCACAGGTGCTATAAAGGGGCTCAGTTGAGACACATTTGGTACCTCCTGAGAATTTGACGTTTCAATGGAATTGGCTGCATACAAACTGGTCCAATCTgtcttccttttcttcttgcatttttccaataaagtGAATTCGATGTATGCCATTGCTTTCGAGAcgttatcattattgatCATATTCTTGGACACATCCACTATGAAAGTGGTTGATTCGGCAGACATATCGTGGTTtatctatttcttcttatttggGAACTAGTTCTAATTAATCAGTTGCAGGCATCTCTatcataatatttcaatcaTCACTTCACGTCAttagatttcaaaaaactaaaaaatattaaacaGCCCTGTAGGGGGCTCGAACCCCTAACCTTATGATTAAGAGTCATACGCGCTACCGATTGCGCCAACAAGGCTAttttattggaattttattggaaaaacAGACATTTATAAACACAAATTGACATCATTTGATTTCTAAGACTATGAAACAATGAGCAGCTGAAAGTGGGGGCTATTATTTTAGCATgtaatattataaataCTCAATGAATGTAATGGATTGATGTTGAAGGTATTAGTAAACTTACAAGCTGTGGTTGGGTGCAAGGCCCTAGCTTTCGTTCCTCAAGGTGCGTTACCGTCTTTTAAGGATTAGTAGCTTCTATTAAGTGCGGGACACTGGAATACCTTCGTATCTTGATTGTTATTCatgattcatttattttccttcttccCGTTAAGTTTGAACTTTCTAAATTAAACTTGGGTGTTTTAaagatgatttgaaaatatttaggAATACCTGCGTCGCCGTTTCGTACTTGAACCTTCTATAAATATAGTACTGACACTATTCAAAGGTTGAACACTATTTTCATTCCCACTAAACCATCTGGGAAAAACATGTGTGGTCATCTGCTTTGCCTCATCATGCGAGATGACTTCCAACAAATTCAAGCGCTTGGAGTTAGAAATACAAATATAGCCGCCACTGAGAGGAACTGTCCAAATACAGAAGGAAACTACACGTTATAATCGTctcaataaaatataatgaaatctCTGGCTGATTTTATGGATAAAGCTGAGTGCAAGACTGCCCTTTTAGAAGAGCTAACACCCAAATCAAGagatattttattttctccAGTGTCCAAAGCAGAAGATATTCCGTTTATGATTCAATCAATATTATCTTTGGCCTCAGTATCACTTCAACATCAGCAGGAACCAATAAAGATCCAGTTTCCCCTACAGGATGGTAAAAATCTAATGACGTTGACCTTACCATTTTTTGGTAAAAAGTTCAAACTGAAGTCCAGGAATACGAAGCCTTCAAGAAAGGTTGctattcttttcaatatccttAACACAGTTAAGAACAGATTAGAAAATGGGCAAGTGAGCACAATACGAGATTTGTATTATTCTAACGTTGAATTATATGAGAACCAACGAAACATCTCCTTTTGGTTATCCATCTTAACAAGATCGTTTAGATTACCAtcaaaagatttattaaatatcATACCTGCTCAAAAGGGTTTGATTTATTCTCCAATTAAAATTATGGTTATTAACAATGAAAAAGTACAGATTATAACACCTTTTGAGACAACGTTGATTCCGTACTTGGGAGATAATACAAAAATTGTGTTGAGCAAGCAGGCTAATGTTCACATCAATAGGGTACTTGTACTTGAAAAGGAGGCAATATTTAGTAAACTCGTATCTTCTCGTAACTCTGACCAAATATTGATTACAGGAAAGGGTTATCCAGATTTTCTAACAAGGAAGTTTCTTAAGCTGTTTCATGAGAGTGAAAAAGAAAGCATTAAGAACTGGGATATAATAACAGATGCTGATCCACATGGGGTAAACATAACATTTATATACATGCAGACAAACACCTATTTGAATTACTGTGGTGCAACACTTTTGCAATTGATTAACCtcaatttgaaacatttatCATCTGCCACACAGTTGCTGTCGCTTGACCAAAGGGATGTCTCTCTCACCAAAACATTACTTGGTCGCGTATCCATGCAAGAGGTTGCACAAGCAAGTAAGTTGAAGGTAGCCTTACAAAGACAGATGTTCTTTCAGAAGAAAGGTGAGATGAATGCCCTTTATAGCCGCTGAGCTTTAGTTGGAGCTTACTTCCAGTTAATTTTCCATATCGGCTTTCCATCTCCGGTTCAGGTCTCGACGATGACTCAGTTTGTTTTTCTCTGATCCGCGTTCTTGagaaattccaaaatttttcattcataACTGCCTGTTCCTTCTATCTCGAAGACTTAAAACTGTTGGTCAAAGCTACCGATAACTGCAACTTTCGAGGCTTCATTCAAACAGCTATAGCCAGAATCTCAAATAAGAAATGCTAAGACAAGCggcattgaaaaatgttaCAGCAAAGCGCTGTTTCCAACAGTTTGCTATGAAATCATCCACAGTTTCAGTAGCCACCCGTTATTATAGATCCACTCCACGTTTCTACAGTTCTGCCTCTCAAGCGACTTCCGTCAGACCAGAACCAGCTCCAAGTTTCAATGTTGACCCAGCTGAAAATGCTACATCTAAGCCATCTAAACTAGCCAAGAAAATACGCCAAGAACCTCAAATGGACACTTCTTTCGTAGGTTTATCTGGTGGacaaatatttaatgaaatgatgaagagacAAAATGTAGACACTGTCTTTGGGTATCCAGGTGGTGCTATTTTACCTGTTTATGATGCTATATATAATAGTGAAGCTTTTAACTTCGTTCTTCCAAAACATGAACAAGGTGCAGGTCATATGGCTGAAGGTTATGCTAGAGCTTCAGGGAAGCCAGGTGTCGTTTTGGTGACTTCAGGTCCAGGTGCTACCAATGTTGTCACTCCAATGGCTGACGCTCTTGCAGATGGGATTCCAATGGTTGTTTTCACTGGGCAAGTTCCAACTTCTGCCATTGGTACTGATGCATTCCAAGAAGCTGACGTTGTGGGTATCTCCAGATCATGTACTAAATGGAACGTCATGGTTAAATCCGTTGCAGAATTGCCATTGCGTATTAATGAAGCCTTTGAAATAGCGATGAGTGGTAGACCAGGTCCGGTTCTTGTTGATTTACCAAAGGATGTCACAGCTGCCATTTTAAGAGAACCAATCCCAATCAAATCTACTTTACCATCAGGAACTTTGACTCAAATCAAGAGTATTGCTCAAGAAGATTTCTTAGCTGATAGCATTAACAGAGCCGCTGATTTAATCAATTTGGCCAAGAAGCCTGTTCTTTACGTGGGTAATGGTATCTTCAACAATGAAGACGGGCCAAGactattgaaagaattgagtGAACGTGCTCAAATTCCTGTCACTACCACCATTCAAGGGTTGGGTGCCTTTGATCAAGAGGATCCAAAATCATTGGATATGCTAGGTATGCATGGCTGTGCTACTGCTAACTTGGCCATGCAAAATGCTGATTTAATTATTGCCGTCGGTGCTAGGTTCGATGATCGTGTTACTGGTAATATTGCTAAATTTGCACCTGAAGCTCGTCGTGCTGCTAATGAAGGTAGAGGTGGtattattcattttgaaatttcaccaaagaatataaataaGGTTGTCGAAGCTCAAGTTGCTGTTGAAGGTGACGCCGCCGCCAACATTGACAAAATGCTTCCAGCTATCTTCCCAATTAAGGAAAGAACTGAATGgttcaaagaaatcaacCAATGGAAGAAAGATTATCCATATGATTACATGAAGGAAGTCCCAGGTGGAAAATTAAAACCACAAACTGTTATCTCTAAATTATCCAAGGTAGCTAATGCTACTGGAAGACCTGTCATTGTTACCACCGGTGTCGGTCAACATCAAATGTGGACTGCCCAACATTGGACATGGAAACATCCACGTAGTTTCATTACCTCTGGTGGGCTAGGTACCATGGGGTACGGGTTACCATCTGCTATTGGTGCCCAGGTGGCTCATCCAGAAGCATTGGttattgatattgatggtGATGCCTCATTTAATATGACTTTGACCGAATTGAGTTCGGCAGTGCAAGCAGGTACACCAGTGAAGATTAtgattttaaataatgaagaacaagGTATGGTTACCCAATGGCAATCCTTATTCTATGAAAACCGTTACTCTCACACACATCAATTGAACCCAGATTTTATGAAGCTGGCAGATGCTATGGGATTGAAGGGTATCAGAGTtaagaaacaagaagagTTAGATGGTGCCTTGAAGGAATTTGTTAGTACCCCAGGCCCTGTCTTATTAGAAGTTGAAGTTGAAAAGAAGGTTCCAGTTTTGCCAATGGTTCCAGCTGGTAAAGGTTTAGATGAATTCATGAGTTACGATCCAAAGGTGGAAAAGGAACAAAATGAACTTCGTCATAAACGTACAGGTGGTAAGCACTAATTGAGTGATTACGACCATTACAGCATTGTACATATACATGAAGTTTAATactatatatttttaatgaaaaaaaaaaaggtGAACTAAAAAAAGAGTAAAATTGTTTTTGTCATAGAATATGTATACGTAgcaaatatttaaatatggTTGTAACTGTGAATTTGAAGCTAAATTTAAACAAGAGCCTTATAAAGCATTCCAGAGATGATTATAAGGAATGAAAGAGG is from Naumovozyma castellii chromosome 6, complete genome and encodes:
- the SPO11 gene encoding DNA topoisomerase (ATP-hydrolyzing) (ancestral locus Anc_7.109) gives rise to the protein MKSLADFMDKAECKTALLEELTPKSRDILFSPVSKAEDIPFMIQSILSLASVSLQHQQEPIKIQFPLQDGKNLMTLTLPFFGKKFKLKSRNTKPSRKVAILFNILNTVKNRLENGQVSTIRDLYYSNVELYENQRNISFWLSILTRSFRLPSKDLLNIIPAQKGLIYSPIKIMVINNEKVQIITPFETTLIPYLGDNTKIVLSKQANVHINRVLVLEKEAIFSKLVSSRNSDQILITGKGYPDFLTRKFLKLFHESEKESIKNWDIITDADPHGVNITFIYMQTNTYLNYCGATLLQLINLNLKHLSSATQLLSLDQRDVSLTKTLLGRVSMQEVAQASKLKVALQRQMFFQKKGEMNALYSR
- the PGM2 gene encoding phosphoglucomutase PGM2 (ancestral locus Anc_2.445); protein product: MSFQIQTVPTKPYQDQKPGTSGLRKKTKIFKDTPNYTENFIQAIMDAIPEGSKGATLVVGGDGRYYNDVILHKIAAIGAANGVKKLVIGQRGLLSTPAASHIMRTYEEKTQGGIILTASHNPGGIKNDMGIKFNLSNGGPAPEPVTNKIWEISKKMTSFKIIKDFPELELETLGKNKKYGPLLVDVIDTTKAYVEFVKQIFDFDLIKKFVHKQRDTKHWKLLFDGMNGVTGPYGKAIFVDELGLPADEVLQQWHPSPDFGGVHPDPNLTYAKALVDRVDRENIEFGAASDGDGDRNMIYGAGPAFVSPGDSVAIIAEYAAEIPYFAKQGIYGLARSFPTSSAIDRVAKAHGLNCYEVPTGWKFFCALFDAKKLSICGEESFGTGSNHVREKDGIWAILAWLNLLAIYNKHHPDRDVSIKIIQDEFWNKYGRTFFTRYDYEKVATEDAAKVIDNLRKHVESKTFVNHKFPTDESLTVVEAGDFSYTDLDGSVSAHQGLFFKLSNGARVVVRLSGTGSSGATIRLYVEKYTDDKSVYGQNAQVYLKPVIQSVVKFLNFKEFIGTEEPTVRT
- the NCAS0F01500 gene encoding uncharacterized protein (ancestral locus Anc_2.441), giving the protein MLRQAALKNVTAKRCFQQFAMKSSTVSVATRYYRSTPRFYSSASQATSVRPEPAPSFNVDPAENATSKPSKLAKKIRQEPQMDTSFVGLSGGQIFNEMMKRQNVDTVFGYPGGAILPVYDAIYNSEAFNFVLPKHEQGAGHMAEGYARASGKPGVVLVTSGPGATNVVTPMADALADGIPMVVFTGQVPTSAIGTDAFQEADVVGISRSCTKWNVMVKSVAELPLRINEAFEIAMSGRPGPVLVDLPKDVTAAILREPIPIKSTLPSGTLTQIKSIAQEDFLADSINRAADLINLAKKPVLYVGNGIFNNEDGPRLLKELSERAQIPVTTTIQGLGAFDQEDPKSLDMLGMHGCATANLAMQNADLIIAVGARFDDRVTGNIAKFAPEARRAANEGRGGIIHFEISPKNINKVVEAQVAVEGDAAANIDKMLPAIFPIKERTEWFKEINQWKKDYPYDYMKEVPGGKLKPQTVISKLSKVANATGRPVIVTTGVGQHQMWTAQHWTWKHPRSFITSGGLGTMGYGLPSAIGAQVAHPEALVIDIDGDASFNMTLTELSSAVQAGTPVKIMILNNEEQGMVTQWQSLFYENRYSHTHQLNPDFMKLADAMGLKGIRVKKQEELDGALKEFVSTPGPVLLEVEVEKKVPVLPMVPAGKGLDEFMSYDPKVEKEQNELRHKRTGGKH
- the YKU80 gene encoding ATP-dependent DNA helicase YKU80 (ancestral locus Anc_2.444), with the protein product MSAESTTFIVDVSKNMINNDNVSKAMAYIEFTLLEKCKKKRKTDWTSLYAANSIETSNSQEVPNVSQLSPFIAPVTSDDVAATMRRLQKQCEVKNEADDMESSMVQCLLVASLDIREQFGAKKMLRQIMVFTDDLNGLNFNDEEIDVLVGEIDSRIILVDCQEDSEDGEEEGKKNVDKAWLKLIKKLPGSMILPMDDLLLEITSPKPAVVKPVRVFNGELRLGANIDSNAESNADDMNCLSMKVEGYPATKSLQSLNRRNTIKTVTGENHSTKYIPVKSVIEYEVINPKESSQDADDKNDARPVTVSRDSITKAYRYGADYVVLPSTLQSQLVYETFPGLDIRGFMDMELLPRYYLNSESTFIIADTRLGGLADSVTFGVLVDVLLNNRKVAVARYVPKANSEVQMCVLVPLFVAHHDQSFSGEGEENFVRTLVLNRLPFAEDERVSDFPRLTNRRSTSGRTLPEDKNEIDELDVLMEEFVDSMDTDNLLNVPDPEYYKPISQVTQDTTLRLPTKEVKELENEQDPLRIPAIGVHRQQQVLLEWIHQKVIMGSDAFDIPDIPDKLREQIAPHVNKKVDLSKLLDLLQIKKVEKSAEHGKSEHIEEGPVEIPSLAALLEKGKREST